Sequence from the Streptomyces peucetius genome:
ACGACTACCTCTTCGCCGAGTACTCCCTCGACGGCGGAGCGAACTGGCAGCGTGCGGGCGCGGCCGTGGACGGCTCCTCCGGCGGCAAGTGGACGACGCTGCGCTACTCCTACGACTCCCAGGGCAAGCCGTCGCTGTTCCGCTTCCGCTACCAGACCGACGGCGGTGTGCACTTCGCCGGCGCGTTCCTCGACGACATCACGTTCTCGTCCGGCGGCACCACCCTGCTGACCGACGACGTCGAGCAGGGCACGGGCGGCTGGACCGCCGACGGCCGCTGGAAGATCTCGACCGGCACGGAGACGGCCACCCACCCGCGCTACTACCTCATCGAGAACCGCGAGTACGTCGGCAGCGACGCGCTGCTCGCCGAAGGCCCCTACCAGTTCAGCAAGGGCATCACGGCACCGAACTGGGTCGAGTTCTTCAAGTACCAGAACGGCATGCTGGTCTGGTACGTCGACCGGTCGTACGACGACAACAACGTCAGCGCGCACCCCGGCGGCGGCTCGGCCATGGCCGTCGACGCCCGCCCGGCGCCGTTCCGCTACGACGACGGCACCGCGCCGAGCAACCGTCGTCAGCCCTTCGACGCCACCTTCGGCCTGGAGGCCACCGACGCGACCTGTCTCCACAAGGAGGTCCTGTCGGGCAACGGACCGAACCAGACCGTGGTGACGAAGGCGGCCTGCGCGCCGTCGGTCCCGGGTATCCCGGTCTTCGACGACACCGACCCGAACGCGTACTACGACACCTCGGCCCCGCAGGCCAGCGTCAAGGTCGCGGGCCACGGCGTGAAGGTCACGGTGACCGGCGACGCGGGTGACGACCTGACGGTCAGCGTGGTCAACCCGGCCGCGCACTGACGCCCGGCCGGCACGGTGCCGGGTGGGTCGCCCCCGATCGGGGGCGACCCACCCGGCGTGTCAGGACTCGTGCCCTCGTGGCTTCCTCCGGTCCGGCCACGCCTCCCACGCGAGCTTCGCGGTGAGCCCCGAAGGGCCCAGGATCAGTGCGAGGCCGATGAGGATGCCCAGAACGGCGAAGACCCGGTGCGCGTCGGGGGACGAGACGATCGGGCTCCCGAGATCGGCAGGGCCGTAGCGGACCCGGACGTCACTGCCCACGGGGTCGTCACCCGTGACCCGGGTCCGGTACCGCGTACCGTCGACCGTGTACTCGACGGTCATCTTCTCGACGTCGCCGGTTCCCGGCCCGCCCCCCGGACACGGAACTCCGTGCCACGACCGACCCGGCGGCGGTGGCGGAGACGGCGGAGGCGTCGCGCAGCATGTCCGTCCCCTCGAGGACGGCGGCGCTGCCCGTCAGGACGAAGAGCGGCAGGATCGCCGCGAGGGCCGACACTCCTATGGCCTTCCCCGACTTGCGTGCCCATGCCGGCACCTGCCGTCTCGCCCTCATGACCGGCCCCCGTGCTCGACGTCGTGAGCAACCCCTGCTCGGTGCAGGTATGCCCGGTCCCTGGGGGAGGCATGTCCTCCGCCCCGCCGACACCCCTGGCCGCGGCCGGGGTTACGCACTCTGCAAGGCCGGTGGCACACCTCGACCGGTCGCGTCGCCGGGCTTTGTCTTGAGTGTGGAGAAAGTTGGGTCGGATCTGTGCGCAAGTTCTTCCCAGTTCGGTAAAGCGCTGCTACGTTCCCCTCGAAAGCCCGACGGAACCAGCCGACCGGGGTCCCCAGCCGAAGGCCAGGGGAGGGGAGGGGCACGTGAGACGGATGACCGCTCGACCTGCGAACGCGCATCAGGCGCGACTGCTGCGCCTGCTGCGTGACGGTGGGCCCAACTCCCGTGCGCAGCTGGGCGATCAGGTGGACTTGTCGCGTTCCAAGCTCGCCGTCGAGGTGGACCGGCTGCTGGAGACCGGGCTCGTCGTCGCCGACGGGCTCGCCGCCTCCAGGGGTGGCCGTCGCTCGCACAACATCCGGCTCGCGCCCGCGCTCCGATTCCTCGGCGTCGACATCGGCGCCACCTCGATCGACGTCGCCGTCACCAACGCGGAGCTGGAGGTCCTGGGACATCTCAACCACCCCATGGACGTGCGCGAAGGGCCCGTCGCCATCTTCGAGCAGGTGCTGTCGATGGCCGCGAAGCTCAAGGCGTCCGGTCTCGCGGAGGGATTCGACGGCGCCGGCATCGGGGTCCCCGGCCCGGTCCGCTACCCGGAGGGCGTGCCCGTCGCGCCCCCGATCATGCCCGGTTGGGACGGCTTCCCCGTACGGGAGGCGCTCAGCCAGGACCTCGGCTGCCCCGTCATGGTCGACAACGACGTGAACCTGATGGCGATGGGGGAGCAGCACGCGGGCGTCGCACGCTCGGTGGGCGACTTCCTCTGCATCAAGATCGGAACCGGCATCGGCTGCGGGATCGTGGTCGGCGGCGGCGTCTACCGGGGTACGACCGGCAGCGCCGGCGACATCGGCCACATCCAGGTCGAGCCGGACGGCCGGGCCTGCGCCTGCGGCAACCGGGGTTGTCTGGAGGCCCACTTCAGTGGCGCCGCCCTGGCCCGCGATGCCGAGGACGCGGCACGTGCCGGACGCTCGGTGGAGCTCGCCGCACGGCTGGAGGCGGCCGGGCAGCTCACGGCCGCGGACGTGTCGGCCGCGGCGGCGGCCGGTGACCCCACCGCCCTGGACCTCATCCGGGAGGGAGGCAACCGCCTCGGCCAGGTCATCGCCGGGCTCGTCAGCTTCTTCAACCCCGGTCTCGTCGTCATCGGCGGCGGTGTGACCGGTCTCGGCCACACACTGCTGGCCAGCGTACGCACCCAGGTCTACCGGCAGTCACTGCCGCTGGCCACCGGCAACCTTCCCATCGTGCTGGGCGAGTTGGGGCCGACCGCCGGGGTCATCGGCGCGGCCCGGCTCATCAGCGACCACCTGTTCTCGCCGGCCTGACCGGGCCGGACGACACGTAAGGCACCACCCGCAGCACCGCACCACCGCAGCAGCGCAGCACCCGCACTGGTCGCGTGACGCCCACGCCACGCCCGCTCCACCCGTACGCCCCGGCATGTCACACGCCAGGGGCGTCCGAGAGCCGCCCACAACCGCTCCGCAGTCATCCGCACCCGCATCCGTATCCCGACCCGCCCTGCCCGGTCACCGGCCGTACCCGCCGAGGGGATTCGTCATGGCACCAGAACCACCCCTGCTCACCATGTCCGGCATCACCAAGTCGTTCCCCGGCGTCCGCGCCCTGGACGGCGTGGACCTCGAGGTCATGGCCGGCGAAGTCCACTGCCTCCTCGGCCAGAACGGCGCCGGCAAGTCCACCCTGATCAAGGTCCTCGCCGGGGCCCACCAGCCGGACGGCGGTGAGATCACCTGGCGGGGCGAGCCCGTGTCCCTCAGGTCGCCGATCGCCGCCATGCGGCTCGGCATCGCCACCATCTACCAGGAACTCGACCTGGTCGAAGGGCTGTCCGTCGCGGAGAACGTCTTCCTCGGGCACGAGCCGACGTCCGCCGGCTTCGTCGTCCGCGGCTCCGCCGCCCGGAGCGCCACCGCCGCACTGCTGAAACGCCTCGGCCATGCGGAGATCGACCCGACCCGTCTCGTCGGCGACCTGTCCGCCGCCCAGCAGCAGATCGTCTCCATGGCCCGCGCCCTCTCCCACGACGTGCGCCTGATCGTGATGGACGAGCCGTCGGCCGCGCTCGACCCGGACGAGGTCGACAACCTCTTCAGGATCGTGGGCGACCTTACGGCCGACGGCGTCGCCGTCGTCTACATCTCCCACCGCCTGGAGGAGATCCGCCGCATCGGCGACCGGGTCACCGTCCTCAAGGACGGCCGGGCCGTCGCCGTGGGGCTGCCGGCCGAGTCCACCCCGACCCGTGACGTCGTCGCGCTGATGACCGGGCGCAATGTCGAGTACGTCTTCCCCGAGCGGCCGGACAGCGCTGTCGCGGCGGCGAAGGAGCCGGTGCTGCGGGTCGAAGGACTCACCCGCCGCGGCGAGTTCGCGCCCGTCGACCTGGAGCTGCGCCCCGGCGAGATCGTCGGCCTCGCCGGCCTCGTCGGCTCCGGCCGCAGCGAGATCCTGGAGACGATCTACGGTGCGCGCAGGGCGGACGGCGGTCGCGTCCTCGTGGACGGGGCCGTGCTGCGGCCCGGCAGCGTGCGGGCCGCGGTCCGCGCCGGCATCGGGCTCGCCCCCGAGGAGCGCAAGGCGCAGGGGCTGCTGATGCTCGAGTCCGTCACCCGCAACGTGTCCGTCTCGACCCTCTCGCGCTTCTCCCGCGCCGGCTGGCTCGACCGCCGCGCCGAGCGCGCCGCCGCCCAGCGGGCGACCAGGGAGCTCTCCCTGCGCCCCGACGACCCTGACGCCCGCATCCGCACCCTGTCCGGCGGCAACCAGCAGAAGGCGGTGCTCGCGCGCTGGCTGCTGCGCGGCTGCAAGGTGCTGCTGCTCGACGAGCCGACCCGGGGCGTCGACGTCGGCGCCAGGGCAGAGCTCTACGCCGTGATCCGCCAACTGGCCGACGAGGGCCTCGCCGTACTTCTCGTATCCAGCGAAGTGCCCGAAGTCCTGGGCCTCGCCGACCGGGTGCTGGTGCTCCGTGAAGGCAGCGTCGTACACACGGCGGACGCCCGGGAGCTCGACGAGCACCGCGTACTCGATCTTGTGATGGAAGGGAGCTGAGACGGCATGACGC
This genomic interval carries:
- a CDS encoding ROK family transcriptional regulator, with the translated sequence MTARPANAHQARLLRLLRDGGPNSRAQLGDQVDLSRSKLAVEVDRLLETGLVVADGLAASRGGRRSHNIRLAPALRFLGVDIGATSIDVAVTNAELEVLGHLNHPMDVREGPVAIFEQVLSMAAKLKASGLAEGFDGAGIGVPGPVRYPEGVPVAPPIMPGWDGFPVREALSQDLGCPVMVDNDVNLMAMGEQHAGVARSVGDFLCIKIGTGIGCGIVVGGGVYRGTTGSAGDIGHIQVEPDGRACACGNRGCLEAHFSGAALARDAEDAARAGRSVELAARLEAAGQLTAADVSAAAAAGDPTALDLIREGGNRLGQVIAGLVSFFNPGLVVIGGGVTGLGHTLLASVRTQVYRQSLPLATGNLPIVLGELGPTAGVIGAARLISDHLFSPA
- a CDS encoding sugar ABC transporter ATP-binding protein, with amino-acid sequence MAPEPPLLTMSGITKSFPGVRALDGVDLEVMAGEVHCLLGQNGAGKSTLIKVLAGAHQPDGGEITWRGEPVSLRSPIAAMRLGIATIYQELDLVEGLSVAENVFLGHEPTSAGFVVRGSAARSATAALLKRLGHAEIDPTRLVGDLSAAQQQIVSMARALSHDVRLIVMDEPSAALDPDEVDNLFRIVGDLTADGVAVVYISHRLEEIRRIGDRVTVLKDGRAVAVGLPAESTPTRDVVALMTGRNVEYVFPERPDSAVAAAKEPVLRVEGLTRRGEFAPVDLELRPGEIVGLAGLVGSGRSEILETIYGARRADGGRVLVDGAVLRPGSVRAAVRAGIGLAPEERKAQGLLMLESVTRNVSVSTLSRFSRAGWLDRRAERAAAQRATRELSLRPDDPDARIRTLSGGNQQKAVLARWLLRGCKVLLLDEPTRGVDVGARAELYAVIRQLADEGLAVLLVSSEVPEVLGLADRVLVLREGSVVHTADARELDEHRVLDLVMEGS